The genomic window CGACGAACAGGCGGCGGCTGCCGTCCCAGTCCACCAGCAGATCGAGGCCATGGGGGAAGAAACCATCGTCTTTCCGCGCGTTCAGGGGCGTGAGCGTTGGAGTTGGCCCGCTGAAATCGAGAAGGAAAATATCTCCCTTCGGCCGGCCGCCATGGTTGACGGCATAGCGGTCGGCGCTTGAGACGTAGGCGCGCTTGCGTTCCCAGTCGACGGCGAAGTCCTCCGCCCCCACCGGGCCGGCCAGCCGTATGCATTGGGCAGGGGAGCGGGGCTCCAGCGGCTCCAGCCAGCCGGTCAGCGGCAGCGCCATCGCCGTATAGAGGCTAATAGCCAATACGGCGAGGATTGCCGCCAGTCTGATCCGCCGCTTTTCGTCGCGCATGTGCCTGCCTTTCCGGTGCAATCTGCGTCTTGAAACAGAGGCTTAAATCATTTCCGAGGGTTGCATAGAGGGCAATGCGGCCAAATTGCCCATTGCGCCACACTGTCAGGGTTATTATGGAACCGGGCATATTGGGGGCATGGGGGCCTCCCAATGGGCTTTTGGACCGACGGCTATGGGGCCGCCGGTCGTAGTTGCATCAGGGACCACGACAGATATGGCTACAGCCGAAACACCAGCCGCCGCTCAGCCAGGGACGACGGAGGAGGGCGTTCGCCGCCGCGACTTCATCCACATCGCCACCGGTGCCTTCGTGACGGGCGGCGCCGTCATGGCGGCTTGGCCGTTCATTTCTCAGATGAACCCTGCCGCGGACACGCGCGCGCTTTCCACGGTCGAGGTCGACCTGACGCCGATTGCGGCCGGTCAGGCGATCAAGGTCATGTGGCAGGGCAAGCCGGTGTTCATCCGGAACCGCACTCAGGCGGAGATCCAGACCGTTCGTGCGGTCAACGTCTCCGAACTGCGCGACCCGCAGACCGATCAGGAACGCGTC from Pedomonas mirosovicensis includes these protein-coding regions:
- the petA gene encoding ubiquinol-cytochrome c reductase iron-sulfur subunit, with translation MATAETPAAAQPGTTEEGVRRRDFIHIATGAFVTGGAVMAAWPFISQMNPAADTRALSTVEVDLTPIAAGQAIKVMWQGKPVFIRNRTQAEIQTVRAVNVSELRDPQTDQERVKAGHDNWLITLGVCTHLGCVPLGTAQGEPKGEYGGYFCPCHGSHYDASGRIRKGPAPKNLEVPQYAFKTPTSIVIG